A segment of the Leptospirillum ferriphilum genome:
GGGCAAACGCCCTCCTCGTCTCTTTTGGCCAGCATTTTTGCCGGCCGGTCTCTCCGTTTTGTTCGGTATGTCCTCTCCTACCGGACTGTGACCGTATCGAAGTGGATAAACACCGGTGACATGTGGTCTTCCGACTTGTTGATCTTTTCCGCCGGATCCATCCTTCCTTCCAGCTCGCAACGAATACAGCGGGATGCCTCTTTCCAGGCCTCCTGAACGTTAAATCCGGTTTCCACCTCGGCAAACCCTTTCCGGGCTTCCAGAGGGAGTGCAGGCATGGGAATACGGTGCATTTCTCCGAGGGTCATGGGATCCTCCATGACCGGAGGCGCGTAGAACGGATAGGTCCGGTCCGGATTTCCCTTGAAGTACCGATCGATGAAGACGGCGCACTGTTCTCCATCCCGAATGGAGTGAATGACATCGAGCGGGCCGGTCATGGCATCTCCACCGGCAAAAACGGCCGGCCGGGACTCGCTCATGAGAGTATCCGGATCGACTTTGACAGTTCCCCATTTATGGAATGTAATCCCGTTCTTCTCAAAGACGCTGGTGTCCATCGTCTGCCCGATGGCAGCGACGATCGTGTCCACATGGACACTTTTAATGGTTCCCTTGACGGCAACAGGTTTTCGTCTTCCACTGTTGTCGAACTCCCGGGAGAGGGTATTGACCTGAAAATCGATGACCGATTCCCGGGTTCCGTCTGCCTTTTCCTCTTCCCGGATCTCAAGGGGCGCCAGGAGAAATTCGAAAGTGATTCCTTCGTGCTCTGCTTCCTGAACCTCGAATTCATGGGCCGGCATTTCTTCGCGCGTCCGCCGGTAATAGACAGTGACCTGTTCGGCCCCCATCCGCATGGCGGAACGGGCAACGTCGATTGCAACGTTACCGCCGCCGATCACCGCAACTCGCTTTCCAACTTTTACCGGCTCATCCAGACAGACCTTGCGCAAAAAAACAATTCCATCCTGAACAGAGGGGAGATCCTCTCCGGGAATCTTCATTTTGCTGGGCTTGTGGGCACCGATGCCGATAAATGCGGCGTCGAAGCCCTGTTCGAAGAGGTCTTCCAGTGAAAAATCTCTTCCCAGGGAGACGTTTGTCTTGAATTCAACCGGAAGATTGTCAAAAATTCCCAGTTCAAAGTTGAGAAGTTCCCGGGGCAGACGATATTTCGGGATCCCGACGGCCAGCATTCCTCCAATGACGGGAAGCTGATCAAAAACGGTGACCTTGTACCCCATGCGGCCGAGATAGAAAGCACAGGTGAGACCCGCCGGACCGGCACCGATGACAGCCACACGCTGGGGAAGATCGGCATCCGGTGTGTAAACAGGCCGTAGCCCCTGATTATATTCCCAGTCGTAAGCGAAGCGTTTCAGACCATTGATGGCGATCGGTTCGTCCAGATCACCTCTCCGGCAGGGGCTTTCGCATGGTCGATAACAGGTCCGGCTGATAATTCCCGGAAAAGGTAACCGTTTGCGAATGGTTGCCAGGGCTTCTGCGTATTGTCCCCTGAAAACTTCGGTGATGTAACGGGGAATATCAATGCCAACCGGGCATTCGTGCTGACATGGAGCGTAAACAATTTCCTTGCAGGACTGTGAGACGCATTTTTTGCGTTTAATGTGGTCTTCGTATTCTGCACGGAAGTAACGGATCGTCGAAAGAACCGGATTCGGAGCCGCCTGACCCAGTCCACACAGGGAGTTCGCCTTGACATAGGTGGAAAGATTGACAAGATCATCCATATCTTTCATCTCACCCCGTCCATCGCTGATGCGCTGGATCATGTCGAGCATGACCTTGGTGCCATCCCTGCAAGGAGTACACTCCCCGCAGGACTCATCCTTCGTGAAGGTCATGAAATATTTGGCCGTATCAACGATGCAGTTGGCTTCGTCCAGAACGATGATCCCTCCGGATCCCATGATAGCGCCGGCCGAAATGAGAGATTCGAAGTCAATAGGAGTATCAATCAGATCAACCGGAATGCAACCGCCTGATGGACCGCCAAGCTGAGCCGCCTTGAATTTCTTTTGACCCGACATGCCTCCGGCAATCTCGTAGACGATTTCCTTGAGAGTTGTTCCAGCGGCAACCTCAATCAGGCCGGTCCGTTTGATCTTGCCGGTGAGAGCAAAGGTTTTGGTTCCCTTTGTTTTTTCAGTCCCGTAGCTTGCAAACCACTCGGCTCCGCCCAGAATGATGTGAGGGATATTGGCAAGGGTTTCCACATTATTGATCAGGGTTGGATTGTTCCAGATCCCCTTTTGAGCAGGGAAAGGCGGTTTCGGCCAGGGCATGCCGCGATCACCCATGATTGAAGCGAGAAGGGCTGTTTCCTCGCCGCAGACATAGGCACCTGCCCCTTCCTTGATTTCAAGATGGAAGGAAAGATCAGAACCGAGAATTCTCTCCCCGAGATACCCTCTTTCCATCGCCTGTGCAATGGCTTTTTTGAGGAGGCGGATCGCATGGGGATATTCCGCTCGACAATAGATATACCCTTGACGGGCATTACCGATGGCGAAAGCCCCGATGATCATCCCTTCAATGACAGAATGGGGATCTCCTTCCAGAACAGAGCGATCCATGAAAGCTCCTGGATCCCCTTCATCCGCATTGCAGACCACGTATTTAACGTCGCCCTGGGCTTGCCTGGTGAACTTCCATTTCATTCCTGTCGGGAATCCCGCACCACCTCTTCCCCTCAATCCCGAACGGATAAGGGTATCAATCACGGAATCCGGTGTTTCTCCGGCAATAACGGTCTTAAGGGCGTTGTACCCTCCCGTTTTCAGATAGTCATCAATCGAGGAGGGATCGATAACGCCGCAACGCTTTGAGACAATTTTGACCTGCTTGCGGAAATAGTCTGCATCGTTCAGCATGGACAAACCGTCGATGGCGGGAGAATCTGTTGCAGGCGATTGTCCGTAGACGAGCTCGGGGAAATAGGTCCCCTTTTTAAAGTGGGAATCCA
Coding sequences within it:
- a CDS encoding NADH-ubiquinone oxidoreductase-F iron-sulfur binding region domain-containing protein, with amino-acid sequence MTKTNIYIGMATCGLASGARRIHEAVEKESRERGYELAIHPTGCIGMCHNEPILEVEVPGQPRITYAQVTPESVPAILDSHFKKGTYFPELVYGQSPATDSPAIDGLSMLNDADYFRKQVKIVSKRCGVIDPSSIDDYLKTGGYNALKTVIAGETPDSVIDTLIRSGLRGRGGAGFPTGMKWKFTRQAQGDVKYVVCNADEGDPGAFMDRSVLEGDPHSVIEGMIIGAFAIGNARQGYIYCRAEYPHAIRLLKKAIAQAMERGYLGERILGSDLSFHLEIKEGAGAYVCGEETALLASIMGDRGMPWPKPPFPAQKGIWNNPTLINNVETLANIPHIILGGAEWFASYGTEKTKGTKTFALTGKIKRTGLIEVAAGTTLKEIVYEIAGGMSGQKKFKAAQLGGPSGGCIPVDLIDTPIDFESLISAGAIMGSGGIIVLDEANCIVDTAKYFMTFTKDESCGECTPCRDGTKVMLDMIQRISDGRGEMKDMDDLVNLSTYVKANSLCGLGQAAPNPVLSTIRYFRAEYEDHIKRKKCVSQSCKEIVYAPCQHECPVGIDIPRYITEVFRGQYAEALATIRKRLPFPGIISRTCYRPCESPCRRGDLDEPIAINGLKRFAYDWEYNQGLRPVYTPDADLPQRVAVIGAGPAGLTCAFYLGRMGYKVTVFDQLPVIGGMLAVGIPKYRLPRELLNFELGIFDNLPVEFKTNVSLGRDFSLEDLFEQGFDAAFIGIGAHKPSKMKIPGEDLPSVQDGIVFLRKVCLDEPVKVGKRVAVIGGGNVAIDVARSAMRMGAEQVTVYYRRTREEMPAHEFEVQEAEHEGITFEFLLAPLEIREEEKADGTRESVIDFQVNTLSREFDNSGRRKPVAVKGTIKSVHVDTIVAAIGQTMDTSVFEKNGITFHKWGTVKVDPDTLMSESRPAVFAGGDAMTGPLDVIHSIRDGEQCAVFIDRYFKGNPDRTYPFYAPPVMEDPMTLGEMHRIPMPALPLEARKGFAEVETGFNVQEAWKEASRCIRCELEGRMDPAEKINKSEDHMSPVFIHFDTVTVR